GGTGATATCAGTCGATTCTTACGCTCGCAATGTTACACTATCCAATCTGCCGCATCTTGCTCGTCCATCAGACAATTATTTCGACCTCATCCCCGGTGAGCAAAAGACTGTTATGATCAGAGATATAAATATCGAGCAGGCAAATGACCTGAAGTTAAACGTCTGGGCGAGGTGAAAAATCAGACGTTTGTAACGCAGGGACAGACGCGGATATGTGGAAATAGTACATGTAAGGCTAATTGCAATCATAAGTGACTCGAATCGAAAGGCAGGGGAGTAAGATGCCAAAGTACATCGAAGAACTGGTCAATCAGCAAGTAAGTAGATCGGAGCTTGCCCGCCGCAGGTTGCAGGATTCGGGCACTGTATGCCATCATCCTGTAATTACAATCTCTCGAGGAATGGGCAGCGGTGCCAGAATAATTGCCGAAAAGCTCGCTCATGACCTCGGTTGGAGCTTGTGGGATAAAGAACTGCTCGACGCTATGGCTGAGGATGCATCGGTATCGCGCAGGGTAGTGGAAGAGTTTGATGAGCACACCAAGTCTGAAATTGAGCTGTTTGCTCGTGCGGCATTAGGCGATCATGAAGTCGGTGGGTTCATTTATATCAAGCATCTTGCTCACGCAGTGGCGGCAATTGCCAGACTTGGAAATGCCATTATCCTTGGCCGCGGTGCAAATTTGCTACTACCGAAGGCTTTGAATATTAGGATCGATGCTTCATTTGACCGTCGTATCGCGAACATGATGACCTATGAAGACCTTACACGCGAACAGGCCGATGCGAAGATCAGGCAGTCCGATAGGGATCGTGAGCATTTTATTGAGAAAGCGTTCGGCA
The DNA window shown above is from bacterium and carries:
- a CDS encoding cytidylate kinase-like family protein, giving the protein MPKYIEELVNQQVSRSELARRRLQDSGTVCHHPVITISRGMGSGARIIAEKLAHDLGWSLWDKELLDAMAEDASVSRRVVEEFDEHTKSEIELFARAALGDHEVGGFIYIKHLAHAVAAIARLGNAIILGRGANLLLPKALNIRIDASFDRRIANMMTYEDLTREQADAKIRQSDRDREHFIEKAFGREKVESAHYDLSIWMDEFTNDDAIEIIKVALKARCSKPCPA